Proteins from one Hemitrygon akajei unplaced genomic scaffold, sHemAka1.3 Scf000047, whole genome shotgun sequence genomic window:
- the LOC140720848 gene encoding NACHT, LRR and PYD domains-containing protein 3-like isoform X3, which produces METGVGQFACMDTERGLSEVPRHLKDVRRKHMETLRTQTETLRVNTILMREKVKVFQLVDRYAELTVISTVRDRRLVEHELLARGRDHEEWREKHLREKLEKIRTDQLFRRSFVQKLKRSLSGNKFGMSAAVAGVPGIGKTTMVQKIVYDWATGKIFQRFQFVFSFKFRELNSINCRINLRELILDQYPYFGNLLREVWKNPEGLLFIFDGLYEFKHIIDFADSRRDTEPKHQCPDPEWWCEVSDIVYSLIQGKLLPGCSVLVTTRPNALHLLEKAEISVRAEILGFVGEERKEYFTRHFVDQTVAEAVFKHVKENEILYTMSYNPSYCWILALALGPFFTQRVRDPQRVPKTITQLYSYYIYNMLKNHGREIESPRDVLLRVGQMAFRGVSRKKIVFTDGDLMKYNLQPSQFLSGFLMELLEREDSARSVVYTFPHLIIQEFVAAVAQFLNPHPGDILIFLSEAHNTTDGRFEVFLRFVAGLSFPMTARGLEEILGPFPHQTTCRVIDWVKEEVKRQSRNTRSEAGKRSFLNTLHYLFESQNRGLAQAALGSVESLSFSGMTLTPIDCAVLSHVIGFCDTIKHLDLENCHIQFEGIQRLGPGLHKCQELRLGVNELGDSGVKLVSAALKNSECKIQKLWLGDVGLTDSGAEDLGSALSTNPSLMELDLNGNKLGDSGVKLVSAALRNPECKIQKLGLLNVGLTDSGAEDLASALSTNPSLTELNLGLNSLTDRSVPALRRLILTLPSLERIRLWGSRFSETGEKELRYLQVPRPGLPVTV; this is translated from the exons ATGTTCGAAGGAAACACATGGAGACTCTGCGGACacagactgaaacactgagagtgaacacgatcctgatgagggagaaggtgaaggttttccagctggttgatcgatacgctgagctcacggtcatttctactgttcgagatcggagactggtggaacatgagctgctggcaagaggcagagaccacgaggagtggagagagaaacatctccggGAGAAGCTGGAAAAAATACGGACTGATCAGTTATTCAGGAGGAGTTTTGTTCAAAAATTGAAAAGGTCTCTCTCTGGAAACAAATTTGGGATGtccgcagcagtggccggagtcccggggatcgggaaaacaaccatggtacaaaagattgtttatgactgggcgaCGGGGAAAATATTCCAAcgattccagtttgtcttcagtttcaaattccgagagttaaactccattaactgcagaataaacctgagagaactgattctggatcagtatccttactttgggaatttactgagagaggtctggaaaaacccagagggattgttgtttatattcgatggtttgtatgaattcaaacatataatcgattttgctgacagtcggagagatacagaacccaagcaccagtgcccagatcccgagtggtggtgtgaagtgtctgacattgtgtacagtttaatccagggcaagctgctcccagggtgttcagtgctggtgaccacccgccccaatgcgttacatttattggaaaaggcagagatcAGTGTCCGGGccgaaatcctgggatttgttggtgaggaaaggAAGGAATATTTCACCAGACATTTTGtagatcagacggtggcggaagctgttttcaaacacgtgaaggagaacgagatcctgtacaccatgagctacaacccctcctactgctggatcctcgctctggcactgggccccttcttcacacaaagagtcagggacccgcagcgagttcccaagaccatcacccaactgtactcctactatatttacaacatgctgaaaaaccacggccgtgagattgagagcccccgtgatgtgttactcagggttggtcagatggccttcagaggagtgtccaggaagaagattgtgtttacagatggagatttgatgaagtacaatctgcagccttcccagttcctgtccggtttcctgatggagcttttggagagagaggattctgcccggagcgtggtgtacacattcccacacctcatcatccaagagtttgtagctgcagtcgcacaattcctgaatccacatcctggGGATATCCTGATATTCCTCTctgaagcccacaacacgacagatgggcgatttgaggtatttctccgttttgttgctggtctctccttcccaatgacagctcggggcctggaggagattctgggtccatttcctcatcaaacaacctgccgggtgattgactgggtgaaggaggaggttaaacgccagagtagaAACAcgaggagtgaagctggtaaaaggagcttcctgaacacattgcactacctctttgagtctcagaatcgtggactggctcaggccgcactgggatctgtggaatcactttcattcagtggaatgacactgaccccgattgactgcgcggtcctgtctcatgtcatcggattctgtgatacaataaaacacctcgacctggagaactgccacattcagtttgaaggaatccagcggctgggacccgggctgcacaagtgccaggagttgag ACTCGGGGTGAATGaattgggagattcaggagtgaaactggtgtctgcggctctgaagaactcggagtgtaaaatacagaaactgtg gctgggggatgtcggtctcacagattctggtgccgaagaTCTcggctccgctctcagtacaaacccatcactgatggaGCTGGACCTGAAtggtaataaactgggagattccggagtaaaactggtgtctgcggctctgaggaacccggagtgtaaaatacagaaactggg gctgttgAATGTCggcctcacagattctggtgccgaagatctcgcctccgctctcagtacaaacccatcactgacggagctgaacctgggattaaactcgctgacagaccgatctgtccccgctctccgccgcctcatactgacccttccgagtctggagcggatccg GCTGTGGGGgagtcggttcagtgagaccggggagaaggaactgagataTCTGCAGGTACCCAGACCCGGACTGCCAGTGACCGTGTAA